A window of the Ammoniphilus oxalaticus genome harbors these coding sequences:
- the thiC gene encoding phosphomethylpyrimidine synthase ThiC: protein MSKSTETLVQVAEIQQFPNSKKVYIEGSNPSIQVPMREISLSDTTKMDGTTEPNDPLRVYDTSGIYTDPDYTVDIQEGLPALRRQWILERGDVEEYEGREVKPEDDGLRGANEERQQVFPGLTRKPLRAKAGKNVTQMHYARQGIITPEMEFVAIREGVEAEFVRKEIAEGRAIIPSNINHPEAEPMIIGRNFHVKINANIGNSAVTSSISEEVEKMTWATRWGADTIMDLSTGKNIHTTREWIIRNSPVPVGTVPIYQALEKVNGVAEDLNWEVFRDTLIEQAEQGVDYFTIHAGVLLRYVPLTAERVTGIVSRGGSIMAAWCLAHHQESFLYTHFEEICEIMKEYDVSFSLGDGLRPGSIADANDEAQFAELRTLGELTKIAWKHDVQVMIEGPGHVPMNKIKENMDLQLELTHEAPFYTLGPLTTDIAPGYDHITSAIGAAMIGWFGTAMLCYVTPKEHLGLPNKDDVRDGIITYKIAAHAADLAKGHPRAQLRDDALSKARFEFRWHDQFNLSLDPERAMEYHDETLPAEAAKTAHFCSMCGPKFCSMKISHDIRNTAEHQEAVDGMKEKSKEFKELGSKIYI from the coding sequence TTGTCAAAATCTACAGAAACTTTGGTGCAAGTAGCAGAGATCCAGCAATTCCCTAACAGTAAAAAGGTGTACATTGAGGGCTCAAATCCGAGTATTCAGGTCCCGATGCGCGAGATTTCGTTGAGCGATACAACGAAAATGGATGGAACAACAGAGCCAAACGATCCGCTTCGCGTTTATGACACGAGCGGTATCTATACGGACCCAGACTATACCGTCGATATCCAAGAGGGATTACCCGCGTTGCGTAGACAATGGATTCTAGAGCGCGGTGACGTTGAAGAATATGAAGGTCGTGAAGTGAAACCCGAAGACGACGGTTTAAGAGGGGCAAATGAAGAGCGCCAACAAGTGTTCCCAGGCCTGACACGTAAACCATTAAGAGCAAAAGCGGGCAAAAACGTGACGCAAATGCACTATGCGCGTCAGGGAATCATTACGCCTGAAATGGAATTTGTCGCGATCCGCGAAGGGGTAGAAGCTGAGTTTGTTCGTAAAGAAATTGCGGAAGGACGAGCGATCATTCCTTCGAATATTAACCATCCAGAAGCGGAGCCAATGATTATTGGACGTAACTTCCACGTAAAAATTAACGCGAACATTGGTAACTCAGCAGTAACTTCTTCCATTTCAGAAGAAGTAGAAAAAATGACATGGGCCACGCGTTGGGGCGCTGACACAATCATGGACTTATCCACAGGTAAAAATATCCACACAACACGTGAGTGGATTATCCGAAACTCTCCAGTTCCGGTTGGCACGGTCCCAATTTACCAAGCGTTGGAAAAAGTAAACGGTGTTGCTGAAGACTTGAATTGGGAAGTGTTCCGCGACACATTGATCGAACAAGCGGAACAAGGCGTTGACTACTTTACGATTCACGCGGGTGTCTTGTTGCGCTATGTGCCATTAACGGCTGAGCGTGTGACGGGTATCGTTTCTCGCGGTGGTTCAATTATGGCCGCATGGTGCTTGGCGCATCACCAAGAAAGCTTCCTATATACGCATTTTGAAGAAATTTGCGAAATTATGAAAGAGTACGATGTTTCCTTCTCGTTAGGTGATGGACTTCGTCCTGGCTCGATCGCAGACGCAAACGACGAAGCGCAATTTGCTGAACTAAGAACATTAGGTGAATTAACAAAAATTGCGTGGAAACACGACGTGCAAGTGATGATTGAAGGACCTGGACACGTTCCGATGAACAAGATCAAGGAGAATATGGACTTACAACTTGAACTCACGCACGAAGCGCCATTCTATACACTAGGCCCGCTAACCACAGATATCGCGCCAGGGTATGACCACATTACATCCGCAATCGGAGCCGCGATGATCGGTTGGTTTGGAACGGCGATGTTGTGCTATGTCACGCCGAAAGAGCACTTAGGCCTGCCGAACAAAGATGACGTTAGAGATGGAATCATTACGTACAAAATCGCTGCTCACGCCGCTGATTTAGCAAAGGGTCACCCACGCGCTCAACTTCGTGACGATGCTCTATCCAAAGCTCGTTTCGAATTCCGCTGGCATGATCAATTTAACCTATCGTTGGATCCAGAAAGAGCGATGGAGTACCACGATGAGACATTGCCTGCAGAAGCGGCAAAAACAGCTCATTTCTGTTCCATGTGTGGACCGAAATTCTGCAGCATGAAGATTAGCCATGATATTCGCAACACCGCTGAACACCAAGAGGCTGTCGATGGCATGAAGGAGAAATCGAAGGAGTTTAAAGAGCTGGGTAGTAAGATCTATATCTAA
- a CDS encoding YebC/PmpR family DNA-binding transcriptional regulator, with translation MGRKWNNIKEKKATKDKNTSRIYAKFGKEIYVAAKQGEPDPESNRALKVVLERAKTYMVPKAIIDRAIEKAKGGAEENYDELRYEGFGPNGSMIIVEALTNNVNRTAAEVRSAFNKNGGNMGVNGSVAYMFDPTAVFGVEGITADEVLELLMEADIEACDIFEEGDSVIIYAEPDQFHAAQEAFKSIGVTEFTVAELTMLAQNDIELSQDARVEFEQLIEALDELEDVQQVFHNVDLDD, from the coding sequence ATGGGACGTAAATGGAATAATATTAAGGAAAAAAAAGCGACAAAAGATAAGAACACAAGTCGGATCTACGCAAAATTTGGTAAAGAGATTTATGTCGCGGCAAAGCAAGGGGAACCTGATCCTGAATCCAATCGGGCGCTGAAAGTTGTGCTCGAACGCGCCAAAACATACATGGTTCCTAAAGCAATCATTGACCGCGCGATTGAAAAAGCAAAGGGCGGCGCTGAGGAAAATTATGATGAGCTTCGTTATGAGGGGTTTGGACCGAACGGCTCAATGATTATTGTTGAAGCATTAACGAATAATGTAAATCGCACAGCGGCGGAAGTTCGCTCCGCATTTAATAAAAATGGGGGGAACATGGGTGTCAATGGTTCTGTCGCCTACATGTTTGATCCAACCGCAGTTTTTGGTGTAGAAGGAATAACCGCGGATGAAGTACTTGAATTGTTAATGGAAGCGGATATTGAAGCGTGTGATATCTTTGAAGAAGGGGACTCGGTGATCATCTACGCCGAGCCAGATCAATTTCATGCGGCGCAAGAAGCGTTTAAGTCAATAGGCGTAACGGAATTTACTGTAGCTGAGCTGACAATGCTCGCTCAAAACGATATCGAATTATCACAAGATGCGCGGGTTGAATTTGAGCAGTTAATTGAAGCTTTAGATGAGCTTGAGGATGTCCAGCAGGTCTTCCACAACGTAGACTTGGATGACTAG
- the rpiA gene encoding ribose-5-phosphate isomerase RpiA: MENQLDQKKRIAAEKAVEWIEDGMLIGLGSGSTVYWFIRKLAERVHDGLRIQGIPSSKRTEQWADEMGIPLTDFSKTDRLDLAIDGADEVDPKLNLIKGGGGSLLREKLVNQVADKLIIIVDDSKAVLQLGQFPLPVEVVPFAWQTTVNRLRELGVEPRLRMDGARPFVSNNQNYIFDCAFQTIRDPQALHRELKQVLGVVETGLFLNMADLVLIGSEQGVQQLKKQA; the protein is encoded by the coding sequence TTGGAAAATCAGCTAGATCAGAAAAAACGAATCGCCGCGGAAAAAGCGGTTGAGTGGATCGAGGATGGAATGCTGATCGGCCTAGGTTCGGGATCAACTGTGTATTGGTTCATCCGCAAATTAGCCGAACGCGTTCACGATGGGTTGCGTATTCAAGGAATCCCATCTTCCAAGCGGACGGAACAATGGGCCGATGAGATGGGAATTCCTTTAACTGACTTTTCCAAAACGGATCGTTTAGACTTGGCGATTGATGGAGCGGATGAAGTCGACCCGAAGCTCAACTTGATTAAAGGCGGCGGAGGTTCGTTGTTGCGTGAGAAGCTAGTGAATCAAGTCGCTGACAAGCTGATCATCATTGTGGATGATTCTAAAGCGGTTCTCCAGCTCGGTCAGTTTCCTCTACCCGTAGAGGTTGTGCCTTTTGCTTGGCAAACGACCGTGAATCGGTTGAGGGAGCTTGGTGTTGAGCCGAGGCTGAGAATGGATGGGGCCCGCCCATTTGTGTCCAATAATCAGAACTATATTTTTGATTGCGCGTTTCAGACAATTCGAGATCCTCAAGCGTTGCATCGTGAACTGAAGCAAGTGTTGGGAGTGGTGGAGACGGGTCTTTTTTTGAACATGGCGGATCTGGTTTTGATCGGTTCTGAACAAGGGGTCCAACAGCTCAAAAAACAGGCGTAG